The sequence below is a genomic window from Pelmatolapia mariae isolate MD_Pm_ZW linkage group LG9, Pm_UMD_F_2, whole genome shotgun sequence.
caatcatatcctatatactcgcagtcaaacttgtcctgcttcacctgacaccggtccctctcttcacagtgtcctgtccggccttcaaagctccaacaaacacagtctgtttcttctctgttttgatgtttcagtattcttcttttaagttgagttccagtctggcaaaatatcaCGTTCAGTGCCTTCgactcagtgccccccagtcatgtgacactgttcttgaccagcctccagttccccctgcatatttcatcatggggtttcctccattctgcttctggagtcgtcagtcaatcttattttcatttactctcttgttcttctccagtcatctttcagtcttctctttcaagcatggcaaacatgaaactcaatgcccaatgcttttccacagttcCTTATCCCACTGTTCgactgcccagcctgtaattcacagtacatgttgcatacatgctgctgctggtgtcgtcagtgttaatgattcggttccttttgtctgctgttgatccacgatgttctgtcggtcttcatcaggagataAGCTGGCCTTTGAGCTCCTTCTCAGAGTCCGAACAAAGTGACAGGTGAAGCTATCAACTTTTAGCCAAAAAACTGGCCtgttttcccaattgtgttGATCTATGGTTTTGCTGCTGTATTCAGGGTTCCAGGTTTAGAGAActccacctgtattaacacactaaagcatacaattaatatccttttcatttcttttcttttctgtgctttctccacccagagtttaactcgtctctctctctgggttctctcttcacacactccgttccttttatgggcatgcagccccggttacacacacacaggcacacagagccatatttcctgtttcttcagactaatctaactcttttgttttttatcgtatttatagtctacagaccctctttaattctactaaatcttaatctgaaatacacctttatttcctgcacacttttaaatattctaacctctttcagacatcatgaatcgtctcacacacactgccttttctctcaaacttccactttttcactcactctactatcaacctcctgagtgttattattacctatttacttattttatacaaatcacgcacagtcactcaaatacttacatcattcacacagttaaaatcactgaaagaataaaacacaccagcatttgtggctcaagataggttactactttaaaataatatattggtcttaggtactgtacaatgcactcaatctatatatatatattcatcaAAAGTCAGCCAACACCTATACATCTACAGTAATCAATTCACACTCTATTTATACAATTCTagtgagcaaaaccagcatctcAGTCACAGGCATTTAGTAAAATTTACAGACAATAGTTATAAATCTCAATCACACTCTAAACTGAAAGCAACACTCTCTATACGCGTCAccgctcctcatttgcattctcacacacacaccatcagtgcacatccggcagtgcactgctgacacagacatTCCTCTCAAACAAAGATCTCATAGTTTATATTTACAGAGACGTCTCataattacaactgcacagattttaggcctTATATAGTTCCTACCTAATTTAGATTAATTTATcctaacggtccaaccgataaagcCTCTGCTTTTTTGCGACCAATTCACCAGGCCAGACTCGAACTGCTCTGTCCAGATTTCTAACCCTAACTTAATTTACCAGTACCCAAACAAGCGCAAATAGGAGACTCGAACTCCTAGCAGTTTTTGAGGTTCCCAAAATTCTCACCCGCTGTCGACGGTACTATCCCTACTCGTCGGTAGGTCAAGGGTCAGCGTCCTGCCCAGGCGCAAGCGTTACCAAGGGGAAAATGCGCTTCTTAACAGACGCCGCTGTCGTCCTAGAACAATTTAGAGTAATTTAAACAACAATCTATCCCCATAACAGGAATAATATTGAGGCAGATCTATCCTTGCGGACATAGGAGACTCGAACTCCTGAAATGACCATCACAAGATAGACCAAATGACCAATGGGACTTGAACCCACCAAAAATGACCAAAATCCCTACTTTTCTACGTGAGACTTGAACTCACTttaattcttttccttttctttgggaCTCGAACCCAGTACTTTTACTTAtaactttcatttctttatcattacttcaacttcagtttccttgagattttcaccaaaatcaaaacagacattcaccagtaatttcagtgattaggctttaatttgacatgcccaatgtgacaccttttggaaatatatttcaacaggCAGTGTCTTACCTTTAAATGCCCCGGGGAATGCCTCCTCACTTTCACTACTGACTAGCGTCTGCCCGTCCAATCACCACGGACCCCGGATCTCTCCGTCTACACCTCCAAAATCCCCCTTTTTCACCGGACGAAGCCCCCAAATGTTGGGTTCAGgaattgaggaggtagaccaaaataatgaccactgatccggccgggtgcaattagacggcattttaatgaatacacgcagcgtggagccaacactgtacagattcagtgttgaactctcttacaaCAAGAAGTCAAAGGCTTTATAGGGGGAAATAGTACAGCCCCCCCCCTTCttcctgttgccaggcagactcAAACAAAGCATACgtcaactcaaaaccacaatgacttttaacacagtttgaaaagatcatcgtcgcgtctccatccaggtgccttcctgttgtccccggacgctcgccttcgctgtcgcttgtctctggaacatcctgcacctgcttcttcatcaaacagtcacatatgcacgcacaatttttgcagttgcaagcaaaacataagattaacttttacctatataactgagtctatctacgatgtgtgtgtgtgtatgtgtcagcctctgcttgcactttgtttcacctctcagctccccagctagaccttaacctttccactagacagaaggccagcacaactgaaactatgtgtgtgccgatcttgacttatatgtaaaatgtataaaacaaatgttccaatctaatacaactacttaaagcttaatcagcgataaatgcataaaaaataacctgctcttaacttgcacttagactctggtttcagtttcgcttctgcagaagcatgccttgcagaagtgtttcctgtctcattttggcacagagtatttcctgtccctgcagctcagtttctcacccactgaagacttcagtgtaagaatataaaaccattcaaaagcctttaaaattatagattcaactcaacagtttaaagtggttcttcttggacctgtaataaagactaatataataccaatatgtttgaacatctgaatgcatccgcatgcaacatcactattaataatgaaatggtaatgatgattatactaatagcagcaaataatagcagtaaatatttctcctcttgacaTGACCTAGTATGAGTAATGGTCTTGTACTTCTACAGACAATGAAAACATTCCAGTTACAATGTGACTCTTACTGATCACAGCAGGGCTTCATTCCATGGTGTTAGTAAGGTATGAAGGTTATGAGTCTGTAGGTTCTCAGTGTGACTCACTGCAGCCCTGCTCATTCTTTACATTATCAGTGTCTGTCTGGGCATCTGTCTGAAGCTACGTCAGAAAGATAAGGGTGGGTCCTTGTCATAAACAGAGGAAACAAAACTAGTTTCCATCTTGTAGATTATATTTAGAAGTCTGATGTCGCTAATGTCATTCTAAAGGAAAATCCCACTGAAGTAACATCTGGTGCAGTGAACGATCCCagtgaagaaagaaaagcagaactGAATCTGTCCTACAAAGGCAAACACCAGGTAACGATATGATGGAAACAAATTGAATTTTCACCTTTTTTATTAGAATAGTCTACAAGTTTACAATTGCAGATTGCATGTGAACAACAAGAAAAGGCTTTCTGagaataaactttattttagtGTCAAAATGTATACGtgtgaaatgtgaaaaatgtgttaaattaaTATGCGTCTCTTATTAAATGgtcacattttaaacacttaTTCATGGCTGTTACACAAATTGTGATGAgtaattaataaaattaatcctaaccaagaaaatggatgaaacattaattttttttttttaaatgccggTTCTGAAGTTAAATgacagattttttaaatttttcagtTCTGAAAATCAAAACCCACACCTGTACATTATATGGAAATTTCCTTTAAAAAGCTAAAGGGGGAAATGAAAATCATTAATAGCATTAAGAATTATTTAATACTAAATGTGTTAAAATCTTTTTGAACATTAAAGTTAAAACTTACTTCAAATGTATTATTCTgtaaacaggaaactgaagaatatCAACAGAGCTGAACGTAAGACTATAAAAAAGCatctttaaagacatttttaaaggcATACATTAAACAAGAAGAAACAAGAAAGAAGATGTTTAAGAACATTTTCTCAGTAACGAAAAGAAAAGCGAAAGAATTGCATAAAGTTAAAGATGAACCACCCAGTCAAAGATCTGCAGAAGCAGGAGAAGGAAAAAGCTCACATGGTGAAGACATGGAGGATCCTGTAGGAGGAGACTGCTCCTCCGTTACCAGATGCCCATCTCAAATCCTACTGGACAACTCTCCTGTCTTGGGATCACGCGTCTTCCCATACAGAACATGGTCCTCTTCTAGGCTGTCTCCACGCATTAAATTAAATAGTCATCACTGCAATATCGGTGATGATGAAGTTATGGAGAAAGAAACTGTTATATGGCAATCAAAACCATTAGCAGCAAGCTTACCTGACATGAGGTTAAAGGGGTTTACCCCTGACATCACTGCTGATGGGTCTGATGATGAAACCTACCTGTTCCAGTGCTCCTGTGCAGGTCTGTACCAGTGCAGTGTGACTGGTCTGGTGTTTGTCATGAAGGGAGAAGGAGACGTGGTTTACAGGACTGTCCCTTGGAACAGGAAGCTGCTGGCACAACACCACAAGAAGCCTGCAGGACCCCTGTTTGACATCAAATGTCAGCAGCAGTCTGTGTGTCAGCTTCATCTCCCACACTGTGAGCTCATCTCCACAGGTGGAGGTCAGTTCATGCAGGTCGCTCATGTGGATAAGCTTGAAGGTATCAATTTCATCCCCCCTCGCCAGATAACAGAAAGTCATGTTGTTATAAACATCACAGAGTTTTCTGGTTATGGTATTGTGAGAGATGAAGACTCTCCCCCTGACCCAGTCCAAGCATTGGTTCTGCTCTTCTACAAACCCCCAGTTGATCCTGATCCCAGGTCTGTCCTCAGTGTGTTGTTGGTGCCGAGGAACATCAAGATCCAAGATGtgaaagagaagaggagggaaTTAATTGGAGAAGAGACATACATAGACATACCCTCTAAATGCAATCTGCATCCAAACCAGGTTTACACTCTTTCCACCGTTCCTGATGATGGCCTGATTGTAGTTC
It includes:
- the LOC134635075 gene encoding NACHT, LRR and PYD domains-containing protein 1b allele 3-like, with product MRLKGFTPDITADGSDDETYLFQCSCAGLYQCSVTGLVFVMKGEGDVVYRTVPWNRKLLAQHHKKPAGPLFDIKCQQQSVCQLHLPHCELISTGGGQFMQVAHVDKLEGINFIPPRQITESHVVINITEFSGYGIVRDEDSPPDPVQALVLLFYKPPVDPDPRSVLSVLLVPRNIKIQDVKEKRRELIGEETYIDIPSKCNLHPNQVYTLSTVPDDGLIVVQPNETVFDDVSLDNPVPSFQVIFNRLISNINLSLKHQSSSSCVWKSEVCLLPKRMGSMILSSNQKLLKVRSLFIEKISEPVLSSLLDKLLEKNVITDAEREAADAKKKRSKKARLVFDTVRRKGDRAILEMTESLCELDSFLCRNLELL